The stretch of DNA ACAGCGCTCCACACCTGCTCAATGAGGACCGCCCCGAGTACGAGCGGATCCTCAACGAGGCGCTGCGCACGGCACCGAATCGACCTGATCTCGCCGCAGTGGGCGAGCGGCTCAATCCCGAGCAGCTGCGCACCATGGCCCTGAACGCCACTGCGCTGATCACTGCCGCCGCCACGACCGAGTACACGCACTATGTGAAGGTCCGCGAAGAACTGCGCGAAAGCGGATCTGCCGCACCATCGATCCGGGAGCGGAGCAGCGAGGGACCGGCGGAAGCCGGCTCCGGCGGCATCGGTCTCGCCACCACGATGGGGGAGGTCACCACCCAGGCTTCAGGGGCGGGGGCCATCGCCGTCGTCGCGGTGCTCGCACCGGTCCTCGCCGGGGCAGCCGCCGCGATCTTCCTGCTCGTCGGCTACATCCTGAAGATGCTCAACCCCGAGCCCGCCTTCGCGGACACCATGCTCACCGCGGGGTGGCTGTTCGGCGCGCTCACCGCAGGGGGCATCCTGATCGCCGCGATCGGCCTGCTCCTGACCGCCCTGCGCAACGGCGCCACGTCGCTCCAGGCCGGTCCGTACGGAGAACGGAACGAGGAGGTGGTTCGCGCCAGGGAAGCCTGGGGCGAGGCACTCATGGAGCGCGGCGTCCTGCCGTTCCTGCGGGAGGCGCTCGCGGATCCGGGGGCGGCGCACGCGGCTCGTACACCGTCGACGGACCCGGGCGGCCGCATGCCCCAGCTCGGCTACAACAGGCCGGGATTCAGCAGCCCGGACGGCGGCCCGGCGGCGGGACCGCGCCCGAGCTTCTCGAGCCCGGACTTCTCAAGCCCGGACTTCGGCGGTCCCGACCACAAGCCGGAGTAGTACGCACACCGGAGTAGTACGCGACGCTGCTTCGGGCGGGCGCGATGCCCGCCCGAAGCGCGGCGCGAATCATGCCTCAGTGCCTCAGTCGGCGATGGGCAGGTACACGCGGTTTCCCGCTGCCGCGAACTCCTTGGACTTCTGGTCCATGCCCGCCGCGATCTCCTCCTGCGTGCCGCCGTGCTCACGCCGGATGTCGTGCGAGATCTTCATCGAGCAGAACTTCGGCCCGCACATCGAGCAGAAGTGCGCCGTCTTCGCGGGCTCCGCCGGCAGCGTCTCGTCGTGGAACTCCCGTGCCGTGACCGGGTCGAGGGCCAGATTGAACTGGTCCTCCCAGCGGAACTCGAAGCGTGCGTCCGAGAGCGCGTCGTCCCAGTCCTGGGCGCCCGGATGCCCCTTGGCGAGGTCCGCCGCGTGGGCCGCGATCTTGTACGTGATGACGCCGGTCTTCACGTCGTCGCGGTTGGGCAGGCCCAGGTGCTCCTTGGGCGTGACGTAGCAGAGCATCGCCGTGCCCCACCAGCCGATCATCGCGGCGCCGATGCCGGAGGTGATGTGGTCGTACGCGGGCGCGATATCGGTGGTCAGCGGGCCGAGGGTGTAGAACGGCGCCTCTTCGCAGATCTCCTGCTGAAGGTCGATGTTCTCCTTGATCTTGTGCATCGGGACGTGTCCCGGGCCCTCGATCATCGTCTGTACGTTATGACGCTTGGCGATCGTGTTGAGTTCCCCGAGAGTGCGCAACTCGGCGAACTGCGCCTCGTCGTTGGCGTCCGCGATCGAACCGGGGCGCAGACCGTCGCCGAGGGAGTACGTCACGTCGTACGACGCGAGGATCTCGCAGAGCTCCTCGAAGTTCTCGTAGAGGAAGCTCTCCTTGTGGTGCGCGAGGCACCAGGCCGCCATGATCGAGCCGCCGCGCGAGACGATGCCGGTCTTGCGGTTGGCGGTCAGCGGGACGTACGGAAGGCGCACGCCCGCGTGCACCGTCATGTAGTCCACGCCCTGTTCGGCCTGCTCGATGACCGTGTCCTTGTAGATCTCCCAGGTCAGCGCCTCGGCCTGGCCGTCGACCTTCTCCAGGGCCTGGTAGAGCGGCACGGTGCCGATGGGCACGGGGGAGTTGCGCAGGACCCACTCGCGGGTGGTGTGGATGTTGCGCCCGGTGGACAGGTCCATGACCGTGTCGGCGCCCCACTTGGTCGCCCAGGTCATCTTGTCCACCTCCTCCTCGATGGAGGAGGTGACCGCGGAGTTGCCGATGTTGGCGTTGACCTTCACCAGGAACCTCTTGCCGATGATCATCGGCTCGATCTCCGGGTGGTTGACGTTGGCGGGGATGACCGCGCGGCCCGCTGCGACCTCGGCGCGCACGACCTCGGGGTCGAGGTTCTCGCGGATCCCGATGAACTCCATCTCGGGCGTGATCTCGCCGCGGCGGGCGTACGCGAGCTGCGTCACCGCCTGGCCGTCGCGGCCCCGGCGCGGCTGGCGCGGGCGGCCGGGGAAGACCGCGTCGAGGTTCTTCAGGCCGCCGCGGGGGGAGGTGTGCTTGATGCCGTCGTCCTCGGGGCGGGGCGGGCGGCCCACGTACTCCTCGGTGTCGCCTCGGGCGATGATCCAGTTCTCGCGCAGCGGCGCGAGGCCCCTGCGGACGTCGGTGTCGATGGACTCGTCGGTGTACGGCCCCGAGGTGTCGTACAGGGTCACGGCCTTGCCGTTGGTGAGGTGCACCTGTCGGACCGGCACCCGCAGGTCGGGGCGTGAACCCTCGACATACGCCTTGTGCCAGCCGATGGACTTCCCGGCCTCGTCGCTCTGGTTCTGCGTCGAGGCAGGCGTGCGTGCGTCCGATGTGGTCATGAGACCTACTCCCTACGCCGGCATTACCCGGTAACAGGTTCGGCGGTCGACGCAGCGGATTCCGTACTGTTCGTGCACTCTTGTGCCGATTCGTACGGAGGTCAGCGCCCTCTCAGCCCGGTGCTCCGAGCTCCCGCGATTGCAAAGGTGGCTCCACGCTAGCGTCATGTCGGCCACGCTGAACAGAGGGCCCCCTCCGTTCTTGCGATGATCGGGCAGTGACCTCGACACAGCCGCCGTCCCAGCCGCCCGTCCCGAACCGTCCCCCGGACCCCCACGGGCACTCCCACAGCCACGGTCCGGCCGCGCCCGTCTCCAAGCATCTGCGCAAGGTCATCGCCGCCGTGCTGATTCCTTTCGCCACCGCGGTGGTCGTGGGGCTCGCGGTGTTCTGGCCCGGTGGCGCACCGGGCCACGAGCGGACCGGAGTCGGCTTCGACCGGCAGACCCAGTCGGCCGACGTGACGAAGGTGCAGGAGCTCCCCTGCAAGGACGTGAACGCCTCGCAGACCCCGCCCAACGGCGACACCTCCACGGCCGAGGGCCAGTCCGCGCAGTCCCGCGCGGAGGGCATCTGCAAGAAGGCCACGATCGAGGTGACCAGCGGCAAGGACAAGGGCCGCACCTTCACCGAGATCGTCCAGCCGGACTCACCCCGGCAGTTGCGCCAGGGCCAGCAGGTGGTGGTCGCCTACGAGCCCACAGCTCCCGAGGCGCTGCAGTACTCCGTCACCGACGTGGACCGGAAGTTCCCCATGGCGCTGCTCGCCGGGATCTTCGCGCTCGCCGTCGTCGTGGTGGGCCGGCTGCGCGGCGTCATGGCCCTGGTCGCACTGGCGTTGAGCTTCCTGGTCCTGACGTTCTTCATCCTGCCCGCGATCCTCCAGGGCTCGAACCCGCTGGTCGTGGCGGTGATCGGGGCCAGCGCCATCATGCTGATCGCGCTCTATCTGTGCCACGGCCTCACGGCGCGTACGTCGGTCGCGGTCCTCGGCACGCTGATCTCGCTGCTCCTGATCGGACTCCTCGGCTCGCTCTTCATCGGCTGGGCCTCGCTGACCGGCAACACGGACGACAACACCGGCCTGATCCACGGCCTGTACCCGGACATCGACATGAGCGGTCTGCTGCTCGCCGGCGTCATCATCGGCTCGCTCGGCGTGCTCGACGACGTGACCGTGACGCAGACGTCCGCGGTCTGGGAACTGCACCAGGCCAACCCCACGATGGGCTGGCGGGGTCTGTACGGCGCCGCCATCCGCATCGGCCGCGACCACATCGCCTCGGTCGTCAACACCCTCGTCCTGGCCTACGCGGGCGCCGCGCTGCCCCTCCTTCTGCTCTTCTCGATCGCCCAGAGCAGCGTGGGCACGGTGGCCAACAGCGAGCTGGTGGCCGAGGAGATCGTGCGTACGCTGGTGGGCTCGATCGGCCTGGTCGCCTCGGTACCGGTGACGACCGCGCTCGCCGCTCTGGTGGTCTCGGCCGACCGCTCGACCCCCGCGGGCCGGCCGGGGACCGCGACCGGGACCGGGCCCGGAAGCGGTGCCACCCCCGCCGCCAAGCAGAGCCGCGGCGGCAAGGGCCGACGCCGCAAGGCCTGAGCGGCCGATGCCGAGGGGGGGCGCCGCAAGGACCTGAGCGGCCGATGCCACGAAATGCACCAATCTGCCGTACGGCTGCGCCCCTTGGCTCGTGAAGGTCAGCCCGCGCTCTGCTCCTCGGCGAGGATCCGGTCGAGCGCCTCGTCCAGGTGCGTCTCGAAGTCGGCGAGCGCCCGCTCCTGCCCCAGCGGAACCAGCTTGTCCGTACGGTCGAGGAAGGCGAGCAGCGGCGGAATCCCCACCCGGAACAGCGCCTGGTCCGTGCCCACCTGAAGCCGGATGAGCACCTCGTCGAGCAGCTCGGGATCGGTGGGGGCGATGTGCACGTCCCCGTCACCGCACGCCCCGCCCACCCCGTCGACCAGCAGCTCACGCCCGAAGGCCCAGGTCACCGGGGCGTCTCCGGGGAGGTGGAAGGTCAGCCGGACTGCGTAGGGGTCGCCGGTTTCATAACGCAGCTCCACCGGGATGCGAAACGACAACTCCTCGGAAACTAGGAAGCTCATCATGACCTCTGCCTGGACCGACTCGTGCATCGCCCGCCTACCCCGTCGCTAAAGCTCGACTGGCCAGGAACCAACTCCCTGACACTCATGGCATCTTGCTTAACGTACACATCAGATCACAAGGAGTGAGTTTTCAGATGCTGATAGAGAAAGCAAGTGTCCCTAGTAGCTTTCCGATCTCACTCTGCAACTGCCGTGCGGCGGGAAGTAGTCGGTCCGCCTGATAGGTCGGAACGGAAATCGCCATCGTGGCCGCCGTGTCGCCCGCGGTGATCGGAATCGCGGCACAGACCGTGCCCAACGCGTACTCCTGCCGCTCCACCACGGGCTTCATCCGGCCCATCCCGTCCAGGCGGCGGATGAAACTCCGGTCGTCACGGACCGAGTACCGAGTGATCGACTGCACCGGATAGCGGGAGAGGTGGTCCTGCCGCTGTTCGTCGTCGAGTTGGGCGAGCAGACATTGCCCGATCGCATGGGCGTGTCCGGTCTCGCGGAAGTCCGCCCACTCCTCCACCGCCGGATTCCCCGGCGTGTCCGCGACGGCCACGACCTCGATCTCGCCCTCGCGGTAGACGGCGAAGTAGACCGGCACACCGATGGCATCGCGCCAGTGCTCCAGGGCCTCGTCGATCATGCCGCGACGATTCTGCTGCGCCCCGCTCGCACTCAGCCGCTCGGCCGCCTCGCCGAGCACGAACACGCCCTTGTCCCGGCGCAGATAGCCCTCGTGGGTCAGCGTGCGCAGCAGGTGATACGCCGTGGGCAGGGCGAGCCCGGCCTCCCGGGCCAACTGCTTGGCGGGCGCCCCTTCCTGATGCGCGGAGGCGGCCTCCAGCAGACGCATCGCCCGCTGCACCGACCCAATGAGGGTCGGCGCGGCGGCAGTTGAAGCCGAGACAGTCGGCGACGCCGCGTACGGAGGGTCGTTGGACGAGATGTCGGCGGGTGTGGCGTCAACCGAGGCCAAGGTTCACTCCCGAAACGCGTGGGGGTTCCGCCCGTGCCCGGGGATACACGGGTGGGAGCGCAGTGCGCCCGTGCGCGGGGCTCGCCCCGCGTCGGTTTTCGGACTCTAACCGTTGGCCACCGGTCTAAGGCGCCGCACCAGGAAACTTCCCCCACCCGAGGGAACTGTTGCGAGAAGTCACCAATCGCTGCGCGAAGAGGTCGAGCCGGATATGAACTTCCGTACGACGTAGATGAGTCCACCCACCAAGGCGACGAAAATCAGTGCCTTGAACAGCAGGCCGACCACGAATCCCACAACGGTCGCTATCAAACCGCCGAACACGACCAGGGCGATGACCGGCACCGCGATCCACTTCACCCACCACGGCAATCCCGAGAAGATCTCCTGCGCAGCCATCGTCCTTACCTCTCTTCGCATCTGTCCTACTTCTTGCATTCGATGCTAGGGCGGCAGAGGGCCCGACGGGGGCCTCGCATCCCTTGTCCTCCCCTGATCCGCCCCCTAGGGAACCCCGAGGTCGCGGCCCCGAGAAGTCAGCCCTGCGGCGTAGAGGACCAGCCCTCCAAGGGGCCCTGCGGCGCGGGACTCAGCCCTCCGGCGGCGAGAAGACGACGAGCACCCGCAGGTCCTCGCTGATGTGGTGGAACTTGTGGGCCACCCCGGCCGGCACGTACACCACGCTGCCGCGCGCGACTTGGGTGGTCTCCATACCGACCGTGATCGACGCCCGACCGCTGACGATCATGTAGACCTCGTCCTGCTGGTGAGGCTGCTGTGGATCGGACTCCCCGGCGTCGAGCGCGTACAGCCCGACCGACATGTTCCGCTCGCGCAGAAACTGCAGATACGCGCCGTCGTTCGCGGCGCGCTCGGTCTCCAGTTCATCCAGCCGGAATGCCTTCATCGTCCTCGTACGCCCCTTGCCCCAGCCAGCGGTCCGACCGCTCTGGCCGTCCGTCTGCAACGATCAGACACATGAAGAATTTCGTAGTCAAGACGATCGCCAACGCGGCAGCCCTGGCCGTCGCCGTGTGGCTCCTCGACAAGATCACGCTGACCGGCGACAGCACGGGCAAGAAGACGCTCACGCTGATCGTCGTCGCACTGCTCTTCGGCCTGGTGAACTTCCTGGTCAAGCCGGTCGTGAAGGTGCTCACCTTCCCGCTGTTCATCCTGACCCTCGGCCTGATCACGCTCGTGGTCAACGCCCTGATGCTGCTGCTCACGTCGTGGCTGGCCGACAAGCTCGACGTGAGCTTCCACGTCGAGGGGTTCTGGACCGCCGTCCTGGGCGGCCTGATCATCTCGGTCGTGTCCTGGGCGATGAACGTCGTCCTGCCCGACGACAAGGACTGAGCCCGCCCCATGGCCTTCTCCGTGTGCTTCGTCTGCACCGGCAACATCTGCCGCTCCCCCATGGCCGCGTCCGTCTTCCGCGCCCGGGTCGACGAGGCCGGACTCGGCGGCCTCGTCCGAGTGGACAGCGCGGGCACCGACGGCTGGCACGAGGGGGACGGCGCCGATCCGCGCGCTGTCTCCGTCCTGGCGGCGGCAGGCTATGAGACCGGTCACGTGGCGCGCCGTTTCCAGGTCTCCTGGTTCGCCCGGCTCGACCTGGTGATCGCACTGGACTCCGGCCACCACCGGACCCTGCGCCGCCTCGCGCCCACACCGGCCGACGCGGACAAGGTACGGCTGCTGCGCTCGTACGATCCCGTCGCCGCCGGCCTCGGCGACCTGGACGTCCCCGACCCGTACTACGGGGACGACGACGGGTTCGAGGCGTGCCTGAGAATGGTGGAGGCGGCGAGCGACGGCCTGCTCGGCGCCGTACGCGAAGCAAGGGAAGGGCGGGCGGCATGACGGACTCCGCATCGATAGCCGCAGGTAGCGGCGCAGGTACCGGCGCGGGAACAGGCACCGGTACGGGCGACGGCACGAGAGCCGTGCGCGCCGGTCTCCCCGAGCCGGTCAAGTACGAGCCGACCCTCCCGGGACCGGTGTTCGCCGCGCACTTCCACCTGCCGGGCGATCCCACCGGGCCGTACACCTACGGCCGGGACGACAACCCGACCTGGACGCTTCTCGAGCAGGCCATCGGCGAGCTCGAAGCGCCGGATGGGGGTGAAGGCGCGGGCCGTGACGGAGCCGTCGGCACGGATGTCGAGACCCTGGTCTTCGCCTCCGGGATGGCCGCCATCTCGGCGGTGCTCTTCTCGCAGCTGCGCGCCGGTGACGCGGTGGTCCTGCCGGACGACGGCTATCAGGCGCTGCCCCTGGTCAGGGAGCAGCTCACCGCGTACGGCATCGAGGTGCGCACCGCCCCGACCGGCGGCGACGCCCAGCTCGACGTCCTGGACGGCGCCAAGCTGCTGTGGATCGAGACGCCGTCGAACCCGGGCCTCGACGTGTGCGACGTGCGGCGCCTCGCCGACGCGGCACACGCGCGTGGAGCCCTCGTGGCGGTCGACAACACCCTGGCCACACCGCTCGGCCAGCGCCCCCTCGAACTCGGCGCGGACTTCTCCGTGGCCAGCGGCACCAAGATGCTCACCGGCCACGGCGACATCCTCCTTGGGTACGTCGCCTGCCGCGACGCCGAGTTGATCGCCTCCGTGCGGCGCTGGCGCAAGATCGTCGGTGCCATCCCCGGTCCGATGGAGGCCTGGCTGGCGCATCGCTCGCTCGCCACGCTCCAGCTGCGCGCCGAGCGTCAGAACGCCAACGCCCTGGCCTTGGCCGAGGCGCTGCGCGCCCGCGGTGAGGTGACCGGGCTCCGCTATCCGGGACTGCCCGACGACCCGTCGTACAAGATCGCCTCGCAGCAGATGCGGCGCTTCGGGTGCGTGGTCTCCTTCACGCTGCCCTCACGCGCGCAAGCCGACCGTTTCCTCGATGCGCTGCGTCTGGTGGACGACGCGACGAGCTTCGGCGGCGTGCGTTCCACCGCGGAGCGGCGTGGCCGCTGGGGCGGGGACGCCGTCGCGGAGGGCTTCATCCGCCTCTCCGCCGGGTCCGAGGACCCCGAAGACCTGGTGGCGGACGTGCTGCGCGCCCTGGACGAGTCGGCGGGCTGAGAGCCCCAGGTGCGTGGGACCGCTCCCGGCTAGTACCGCGCTACGCACAACGAACGGTCCGAGCCTCCCCCCTCGTGGCTCGGACCGTTCCGGTTCTGCGCGCGAAGAACCGCGCGCACAAGGCTAGTTGACTCTGTGTCAGTGTCCAATCACAGTAGCGACAGAGACCTATCGACATATTTATAGTTGGGCGCGGCCCGAGGGCCGGGAGGGGAGGGCACCGCCGTGGATCTGGCCCTGCTGCGCACGTTCGTGACCGTGCACCGGGCCGGCTCCTTCACGCGCGCGGCAGCCCTGCTCGGCCTGTCCCAGCCCGCCGTCACCTCGCAGATACGGACCCTGGAGCGGCAGCTGGGCCGCCCCCTGTTCCTGCGCCAGGCGCGCGGCGTGACCCCCACGACCATCGGGGACGAGCTCGCCCACAAGGCCGCGCCGCATCTCGACGCCCTCGTGGAGATCGCCGAGACAGGGCTCGAAGAGGACTCTTCGGTACGCACCCTCCACCTCGCTGGGCCTCCTGAATTCACCGCGGCCCGCGCGTTACCCGCCCTCACCAGACTGACCGGGGAGGACGGACAGGGTTTCGCACTGCGCGCCTCGTTGGGCAACGCGGAGGAGGTCCTCGAAGGGCTCTCCGCCGGGCATCACGACCTGGCCATCGCCACCACCAGGCCACGCGGGACGCTGCTCACCGCGACACCGCTGTGCGATGAGGAGCACGTCCTGGTCGCGAGCCGGCGCTGGGCGGCCCGCATCGGCCCCGGCAAGCTCCGCCGCAAGGGCGCGTCGGCGCTGGAGAACCTGCCCGTGGTGGAGGTGCACGAGTCGCTGCCGCTGGTCGCCCGCTACTGGGCCGCCGTCTTCGACACCCGTCCGGCCGCATCGGGCGCCGTCATTGTGCCGGACCTGCGAGCGGTGCTCGCCTGCGTCGCCACCGGGGCGGGACTCGCCGTCCTGCCACGCTATCTCTGTGCGCCCGCCTTGAAGAGTGGCGAGGTCGTGGCCCTGCTGGACCCGGCGGTGCCGCCCCTGCGCACGTATTTCCTCGTCGTACGCACCGGCACGCTCGCGATGCCGCACATCGCGCGGGCGCACGAGTGGCTGCTGCGTGCTGCCGTCGACTGGGCTTGAGCGGGACTCCGGCTGGTTCACGATGTTTCACGTGGAACAGTCCGGGCCACATTCCTCCCATGACCGTCCGACCCGTGGTCAAGCGCACCGCACGCGCCGTCCTGCTCGATGGCGACGACCTGATCCTGATCAAGCGGACCAAGCCCGGCGTCGATCCTTACTGGGTCACCCCTGGTGGCGGTGTGGAGCCGGAGGACGCGACCGTCGTCGACGCGCTCCATCGTGAGGTGCACGAGGAACTCGGCGCCAAGATCTCCGACGTGGTGCCCTGCTTCGTGGACACCGTCGAGCACATCGGCGAGGACGGTGGCGCGACCGGCGTCAAAGTCCAGCACTTCTTCGTCTGCCGCCTGGAGTCCATGGACGCCTCGCTGCGGCACGGCCCGGAGATGGAGGAGCCCTGCGGCGAGTACGAGATCGTCCACGTGCCCTTCACCCGGGTCGGGATCGCCTCGGTCCACCTCGTACCGCTGTCGCTGCGGCACTACCTGGACGGCAACATCGAGGGCGTACGCGCGATGCACGCCCCTGATCTGGGCTGATCGCATGCCCCTGATCTGGGCTGATCGCACGTCCCTGAGCTGGCTGGACGCACGTCCCTGAGCTGGGGCTAATCGCCCGCGGCGACCAGTTCCTCCACGGAGTCGTGGCGGATGCGTCCTGCCGGGATGCCGACGTCCCGCAGCGCGTCGACGCCGCTGCGGATCATGCCGGGCGGGCCCGAGAGGTAGGCGTCGTACTCGTTCCAGGGGCCGTACTCGCGCACGGCGTCCGGCAATTGGGCCCTGCCGTCGACGACCGGGCGGACCGAGAGCCAGGGGTGGGTCTGCTGGAGGCGCAGCATCGTGTCGATGTCGTACAGGTCGTGGTCGGTGCGGGCGCCGTAGAAGACCTCGACCGGCCGCCGCTCGCCGTGCTCGGCGACGTCCTCGACGAGCGCCTTGATGGGGGCGATGCCGGTGCCGCCGCCCAGGCAGAGCAATCCACTGTCGGTGGTGTGGTCGACAGTCATCGAACCGGCGGGCGCGCCGAGGCGCAGGACGTCGCCGGGGCGGGCGTGGTGCACCAGGGCGTTGGAGACCCAGCCCGCGGGGACGGCCTTCACGTGGAACGAGAGGAGCCCGTCGGAGCGCGGCGCCGAAGCGAACGAGTAGTGCCGCCAGATCCGCGGCCACCAGGGCGTCTCCAGGCTCGTGTACTGGCCTGCCAGGAAGGGATAGGGCTGGTCGGGGCGGACGGTGACGACAGCGATGTCGGGCGTCCTGAGATCGTGCGAGACGACCTCGGCGAACCACCAGGCGGGGGCGCGCAGTTCATCTGCGGCCGCCGCGTCGATCATGATCTGGGAGATCGTCGTGTACGTCCGGACCCAGGCGGCCTCGGTCTCCTCGTCCCAGATCGCGCTCGCGTACCGGCTGAGCGAACCGATCAGGCACTCACCGACGGCCGGATAGTGCTCGGGCCGGGTGCCGTACTTGCGGTGCCCACGCCCGAGGTTCTTCAGATACGCGGTGAGTACGTCTGCGTGGTCGATGTGCTCGGCCGCGGTCAGCAGCGCCTTGAGCAGCCGGTCCCGCTGGGTGTCCATAGCGGCGGGGAACAGGGGGCGCAGGTCGGGGTGCCGGGTGAAGAGCAGCGCGTAGAAGTACGAGGTGACCTTGTCGGCGACGGGGCCTATCTCAGCCATCGTCCGCTGGACGCGCAGCGCGTCGGGGGAACCCGTGGGGGAGACCGTTGGGGAGGGCTTCCGTGGTTCCGGTACGCGCTCGGAGTGCGGCTGCTGGGGGTGCGGCTGCTGCGGGTGCGGCTGCTGCGGGTGCGGTTCGGAACGCGGCTCGGGATGTGGTGCGGGGGCGGCCTGGGGTGCGCTCTGGGGGGCGGCCTGAGCGGGCGCCGGTGCTGCTGCTTCCCGGGCTGCCGGTATTCGTTCCTCGGCCGCGCGCTCGGGTTCGGGCGCGGGGCGGGCCTCCGGCGGTTCGGGCGCGGGCGGGGCCTCCGGCGGCTCGGTCGCGGGCGGGGCCTCCGGTTCGGAGCCGGCCGGGCCGGGCCTGCCCACCGGTCGTATGGCGGACACCCTGCGTCCCTCGGTCGCCTCGGGCTCACCGCCCTCGGGCCGTGTCGGCTGCTCGCCGCCCTCCGACGGCTTCGGCGCCTTCCGTGGGGTGAACCAGCCGCCTCCACCGCCGTTGTCGCCGGAAGTGCCGTTGCCCGCCGACGTGGTGGTCGGAGCGTCCATGCTGTGCCTCGCCTCGAACATCTCTCAGTCGGTCCGTGCACTTCCCTGTAGGAAGCCGCTTACTTTCCCCGCTCTGCCTCGGCAGCCAATGTGGCCACATTGAACCTCGGATTCCGGACCCTACGGACAAGTAGGTATCAAATGTGACATTGCCCGCAGTCATCTCACCGCAGCGTCCCACTCCTCCCCGTAACGCCGGTCGCATAACGGAAAGTTCAGGTCTTCGATCTCTTCGCCCCGTTAGGCTGCGTTGACGTCCGCCCGTGCCCCCCAGGGGTGCGCTGAGATGCACCCGGCGCGAACCGGACTCGACCATACCGGCAGCCGTCCGGCGCACAAGTCCCACCGCCCTTCACCAGGAATTCAGCGACCGGCGCCTGCCAATTGCCCCAATTACCGGGCGCCGCACACCAATTCATACGCCTTACGCAGATCACGCCCGACATAAGAGTGGGTAGCGAGCCCAACCAGCCGCTGATCCGCATTGACAGCGACCGAAACAGGCACCGCTCCGAACAGCTCCAGGTCCGAGAGCGAGTCGCCATAAGCGACGCAATCGGACCGCCCCACCCCGAACTCTTCACAGAGCCGGTCCGCGATCTTCACCTTGGCCGCGGCATTGAGAATGCCCGTCGGATTCACCGGCTCGGTGAACGGCACGGCGGGGAAACGCGACCCGTGCGCGGCATGCGCGCCCCAGCCGAGCAGCCTCTCCACGAAGAACGACGGCGACAGCGAGATCACCGCGCAATAGTCGCCGCCCTCCCGGATCTCGGCCCAGGTTTCCCGGATCCCCATCAGCCACGGCGCTCCGTCGAAAGCCGCTGTGACCTGCGTGTCCGTGAGGTCCGCCCACAGGGCGTGCACACGGGCCGCGTACTGGGGCGAGTCGATCCGCTGCGCCACGAATTCCCGTTCCAGCTCCGCGATCTCGGCATCGAGGCCGAGCTGGCGCGAGATCTCCACGGGAGCCGCCGTGCCGTGCAGCAGCGTTCCGTCCAGGTCGAAGAGGTGAAGGCGTGCCATGTACGCCGAGGCTAGTACCCGCGG from Streptomyces sp. BA2 encodes:
- a CDS encoding LysR substrate-binding domain-containing protein, producing MDLALLRTFVTVHRAGSFTRAAALLGLSQPAVTSQIRTLERQLGRPLFLRQARGVTPTTIGDELAHKAAPHLDALVEIAETGLEEDSSVRTLHLAGPPEFTAARALPALTRLTGEDGQGFALRASLGNAEEVLEGLSAGHHDLAIATTRPRGTLLTATPLCDEEHVLVASRRWAARIGPGKLRRKGASALENLPVVEVHESLPLVARYWAAVFDTRPAASGAVIVPDLRAVLACVATGAGLAVLPRYLCAPALKSGEVVALLDPAVPPLRTYFLVVRTGTLAMPHIARAHEWLLRAAVDWA
- a CDS encoding NUDIX domain-containing protein, with translation MTVRPVVKRTARAVLLDGDDLILIKRTKPGVDPYWVTPGGGVEPEDATVVDALHREVHEELGAKISDVVPCFVDTVEHIGEDGGATGVKVQHFFVCRLESMDASLRHGPEMEEPCGEYEIVHVPFTRVGIASVHLVPLSLRHYLDGNIEGVRAMHAPDLG
- a CDS encoding globin domain-containing protein, with product MDAPTTTSAGNGTSGDNGGGGGWFTPRKAPKPSEGGEQPTRPEGGEPEATEGRRVSAIRPVGRPGPAGSEPEAPPATEPPEAPPAPEPPEARPAPEPERAAEERIPAAREAAAPAPAQAAPQSAPQAAPAPHPEPRSEPHPQQPHPQQPHPQQPHSERVPEPRKPSPTVSPTGSPDALRVQRTMAEIGPVADKVTSYFYALLFTRHPDLRPLFPAAMDTQRDRLLKALLTAAEHIDHADVLTAYLKNLGRGHRKYGTRPEHYPAVGECLIGSLSRYASAIWDEETEAAWVRTYTTISQIMIDAAAADELRAPAWWFAEVVSHDLRTPDIAVVTVRPDQPYPFLAGQYTSLETPWWPRIWRHYSFASAPRSDGLLSFHVKAVPAGWVSNALVHHARPGDVLRLGAPAGSMTVDHTTDSGLLCLGGGTGIAPIKALVEDVAEHGERRPVEVFYGARTDHDLYDIDTMLRLQQTHPWLSVRPVVDGRAQLPDAVREYGPWNEYDAYLSGPPGMIRSGVDALRDVGIPAGRIRHDSVEELVAAGD
- a CDS encoding HAD family hydrolase, producing MARLHLFDLDGTLLHGTAAPVEISRQLGLDAEIAELEREFVAQRIDSPQYAARVHALWADLTDTQVTAAFDGAPWLMGIRETWAEIREGGDYCAVISLSPSFFVERLLGWGAHAAHGSRFPAVPFTEPVNPTGILNAAAKVKIADRLCEEFGVGRSDCVAYGDSLSDLELFGAVPVSVAVNADQRLVGLATHSYVGRDLRKAYELVCGAR